The following proteins are encoded in a genomic region of Vibrio spartinae:
- the btuF gene encoding vitamin B12 ABC transporter substrate-binding protein BtuF, with protein sequence MLIHRLYLFTLLLCIPGLIMAATSVQRIITLAPHATELAYAAGLGDKIVAVSDYSDYPPQVKNLPKVANYKGIKIEKILSLKPDLVIIWPDGNPPRELQKLKQMGIRTYPSQIHRLTDIADNIEALSQYADNPQIGRKNAQQFRQKLTALKQRYQHVRKVRFFYQLSEKPIITIAQDHWPSEVFEFCGGENVFKNSPAPYPQVSREQVLLARPDVIFNSRHALENLNMWADWQRIPAVRLHHVWTLNSDWLNRPTPRTIRAIEEVCDYLDEARKSNPDLSH encoded by the coding sequence ATGTTGATTCACCGACTTTATTTATTCACGTTGCTGCTTTGTATCCCGGGGCTCATAATGGCAGCGACATCGGTTCAGCGTATTATTACCCTTGCACCGCATGCCACCGAACTCGCCTATGCTGCCGGTCTCGGTGACAAAATTGTGGCCGTGAGTGATTACAGTGACTACCCGCCTCAAGTGAAGAACTTACCGAAAGTTGCGAACTATAAGGGCATCAAGATTGAAAAAATCCTCAGCCTCAAACCCGATTTGGTGATCATCTGGCCGGATGGCAATCCGCCCCGGGAATTACAAAAATTAAAACAGATGGGGATCCGAACCTACCCTTCTCAAATTCACCGACTGACCGATATTGCAGATAACATCGAGGCGCTCAGCCAATATGCAGATAACCCGCAAATTGGTCGTAAAAACGCGCAACAATTTCGCCAGAAGCTGACAGCGCTCAAACAGCGATATCAACATGTCCGCAAGGTTCGCTTCTTCTACCAGCTCAGTGAGAAACCCATCATCACCATCGCTCAAGATCACTGGCCCAGTGAAGTGTTTGAGTTTTGTGGCGGAGAAAATGTATTTAAAAATAGTCCGGCTCCCTACCCGCAAGTGAGCCGAGAGCAAGTATTACTGGCACGGCCTGACGTCATTTTCAATTCCCGTCATGCGCTTGAAAATCTAAATATGTGGGCAGACTGGCAGCGTATTCCAGCCGTTCGCTTACATCATGTCTGGACGCTGAATTCAGACTGGCTCAATCGCCCCACCCCCAGAACCATTCGGGCGATTGAAGAGGTCTGTGATTACCTTGATGAGGCCAGAAAAAGTAACCCCGACCTGAGCCACTGA
- a CDS encoding TRIC cation channel family protein, whose product MFLYLIDLFGTIVFAISGVLLAGRLKMDPFGVVVLASVTAIGGGTMRDIALGATPVFWITDTTYLWVILATSFLTMLIIRRPKRLSWWVLPVCDAIGLAVFVGIGVDKSMLYQESSLVAIIMGVLTGCGGGIVRDILAREIPMVLRSEVYATACIVGGIFHTTALQMGYDHNTAFLSGVLSTLIIRLGAIRWHLSLPVFAINR is encoded by the coding sequence ATGTTTCTTTATCTGATCGATTTATTCGGAACAATCGTATTTGCCATTTCCGGTGTGCTGTTAGCAGGCCGTTTAAAAATGGATCCATTCGGTGTTGTCGTACTTGCCAGTGTTACCGCAATTGGTGGCGGAACCATGCGCGATATCGCTTTGGGCGCGACCCCGGTGTTCTGGATTACCGATACCACCTACCTTTGGGTCATTCTTGCCACCAGCTTCCTGACAATGTTAATCATCCGTCGCCCCAAACGCCTCTCTTGGTGGGTACTGCCAGTCTGCGACGCGATTGGATTAGCGGTATTTGTTGGCATTGGCGTCGATAAATCAATGCTTTATCAGGAGTCGTCACTGGTCGCAATTATTATGGGCGTTCTGACCGGATGTGGTGGCGGTATCGTTCGGGATATTCTTGCACGGGAAATACCGATGGTGCTGCGCAGCGAAGTGTATGCCACCGCCTGTATCGTCGGCGGTATTTTCCATACCACGGCACTACAAATGGGCTACGACCACAATACGGCATTCTTATCCGGGGTCCTCTCAACCCTGATCATTCGTCTTGGCGCAATCCGTTGGCACCTATCACTACCGGTTTTTGCGATTAATCGATAG